A window from uncultured Flavobacterium sp. encodes these proteins:
- a CDS encoding substrate-binding domain-containing protein, with the protein MLKYSRVFGLVAFAFLFAMCNQKSKNDSDKETILKGKMDITVDETIKPIVDDQVAVFEGTYYKAKISVEPKSEAEVINDLLNQKAKVVVITRDLTQEEKTRFDKSKINPRVTPFAKDAIAFISNKSNNDTLIALKTVIDFMQGKADPRIKGLVFDNPNSSTVRYMKELAKVKNIPAAGVFSFKTNDEVIKFVSENDGMIGVVGVNWLSQPSPNMTDVIKKINVLSVKGLNDNQYYSPTQNDLAEEKYPLARDLFIINCQGYSGLGMGFASFIAGDIGQRIVLKSGLLPVRTPGRKLKIRSQIINDKE; encoded by the coding sequence GTGTAACCAAAAAAGCAAAAATGATTCTGATAAAGAAACGATCTTAAAAGGAAAAATGGATATTACAGTTGATGAAACCATAAAGCCAATTGTAGATGACCAAGTTGCTGTTTTTGAAGGGACTTATTATAAAGCTAAAATTAGCGTAGAACCTAAATCTGAGGCGGAGGTAATAAATGATTTATTGAATCAAAAAGCTAAAGTTGTTGTTATTACTAGAGATTTAACTCAGGAAGAAAAGACCAGATTCGACAAGAGTAAGATAAATCCTAGGGTTACGCCATTTGCTAAAGATGCAATTGCATTTATATCAAACAAAAGCAATAATGATACATTAATTGCGTTGAAAACTGTAATCGATTTTATGCAGGGTAAGGCTGATCCAAGAATTAAAGGTCTTGTTTTTGACAATCCAAACTCAAGTACGGTTCGTTACATGAAAGAATTGGCTAAGGTGAAAAATATTCCAGCTGCAGGTGTTTTTTCTTTTAAAACTAACGATGAAGTTATTAAATTCGTTTCTGAGAATGATGGAATGATTGGTGTAGTTGGAGTAAACTGGTTGTCGCAACCGTCTCCAAATATGACTGATGTTATTAAAAAAATAAATGTTTTGAGTGTTAAAGGTCTGAATGATAATCAATATTACAGTCCAACTCAAAATGATCTTGCAGAAGAGAAATATCCTTTGGCACGTGATTTGTTTATTATAAATTGTCAAGGTTATTCAGGTTTAGGAATGGGCTTTGCTTCATTCATTGCCGGAGATATTGGTCAACGCATTGTTTTAAAATCTGGATTACTACCGGTTAGAACACCAGGAAGAAAACTTAAAATTAGAAGTCAAATTATAAACGATAAAGAATAA
- a CDS encoding tetratricopeptide repeat protein, with protein MNKFKIFSLALVASASVAKAQDINQAKKAIDAEQFDKAKSLLKSIIKAKPSDGEANFVLGNIYLNQTIVDSAKIYYLNGLEAADKKNLNYIGLGQLDLDAKNAASAKANFDLAAKDMKRKDVNEFIYIGRAYMNSTNPDYTSAVAILKRALLVDPQNATALLAIGDAYYGANNQNDAYKAYRDAFTADPTLLRAKNAIRCSFKRC; from the coding sequence ATGAATAAATTTAAAATTTTTAGTCTTGCCTTAGTTGCTTCAGCTTCTGTAGCAAAAGCGCAAGATATCAACCAAGCTAAGAAGGCAATCGATGCTGAGCAATTTGATAAAGCAAAATCATTATTAAAATCAATCATCAAAGCTAAACCTTCTGATGGAGAAGCTAATTTTGTTTTAGGTAATATTTACTTGAATCAGACTATTGTTGATTCTGCTAAAATTTATTACTTAAATGGATTAGAAGCAGCAGATAAGAAAAACTTAAATTATATAGGATTAGGTCAATTAGATCTTGATGCTAAAAATGCAGCTTCTGCTAAAGCCAATTTTGATTTGGCAGCAAAAGACATGAAACGTAAAGATGTAAATGAATTTATTTATATCGGTAGAGCTTACATGAATTCTACAAATCCTGATTACACAAGTGCTGTTGCAATTTTAAAAAGAGCTTTGTTAGTTGATCCACAAAACGCTACTGCGCTTTTAGCAATCGGAGATGCTTATTATGGAGCAAATAATCAAAATGATGCTTACAAAGCATATCGTGATGCATTTACTGCAGATCCAACTCTTTTAAGAGCAAAAAATGCAATTAGGTGTTCTTTTAAAAGGTGCTAA